Genomic segment of Desulfofalx alkaliphila DSM 12257:
AAAGGCGGAAGGCAGAAACCAATGACAGAGCACCCACCTGCGAGAAGGCAGGGTGTAAAAACAATAAGGTAACGGCACGGTGGGTATAAAATGCACCAAGAACCACTTCTTTTGGGGAGTGGTTTTTGTTTTATTATTAATAAACCCCATGGCTATGTCCAAGTGGGCGAAAGTTAATAAATAGGTAAAGGGCTGAAGATAGAATGGTATTAAAAAGAATAACTTCGGATAAAGACCTAGAGAAGGCTTTTCATATTAGGAAAGAAGTTTTTGTTAAGGAACAGGGGGTGCCCTTGGAGGCTGAGTTTGATCAATACGATAGCCTTAATGAGTTTTGTGAACACATTTTAGTTTGTTACGAGGAACAAGCTGTGGGAACGGGACGGGTAAGATGGGTTGACGGTTTAGGTAAACTTGAGCGGATCTGTATTTTAAAGCCTTACCGTAAACTAGGGTTGGGAAAAACGATTATTAAAG
This window contains:
- a CDS encoding GNAT family N-acetyltransferase; amino-acid sequence: MVLKRITSDKDLEKAFHIRKEVFVKEQGVPLEAEFDQYDSLNEFCEHILVCYEEQAVGTGRVRWVDGLGKLERICILKPYRKLGLGKTIIKALEEIAVEKGIFQVKLHSQTQAKGFYSKLGYRTSSGVFMEDGIPHIVMTKELNGGKKYRLQELKIMC